From the Entomomonas sp. E2T0 genome, one window contains:
- a CDS encoding autotransporter outer membrane beta-barrel domain-containing protein — protein MQKYSFFISGLFLATSSVAIYAAPPTITVSDDNSTVTYKGGTVNGALVQDGNIKKLVVQGTEVVNGSTSLSKGAVISLGGVNGADRYNNNYGNLEVEVDKNTSITATASSNIVGIYVRTDTADSLAKVTSGATIKLTNTSSFPQGVWVENKGGSGQIDLTQDSDITLTGNGAIGVGISAKDNAKIINQGNVTLNGDYGVVISATAATAYVESSGNITTNGLSNTGISVNATGADGVEAPIIRASGQITIGKDTAGAIVNGASGSKGISLSTTNKNGGTVTYNDQQNSIRINSGSNSAYPTSLSAGIYSINTGGGRNYINAIMKSIDVFGDNSAAIIADAKGGDTGNIQVKATGDINIAGGNTVGIKTTNSNTKGDAIIDYAGNMTITGSSTPSLSSNIGIDSTTTAATSMINVKGNINIYSNSAIGVSSAVTDSGAATINFGNVNNVQRSSLNIESLGSSDSNKLIGLLTQSNGQANTSFIQVNYADTLKVSGEGETTTISANGAKSSSVIVSVSQTNAISATSTKGDATAISAQATGYGNGAATVMVMNSSEVKASSTQGKATAINLVSADSGGTSATIMNTKLVRADSTDGIAIKAVSASGDNTVSLMGDTTIQGGRGSNGAGINLTSSTGNIAVNNLGGTITSDNDLAVITNGDATRNSTDILNTGKIIGYVTLNGGNVTVNNEQGGLFSLQDFGADGNSKGISTSTIGTDGKGVFNNRGTVAFGDKNFIGSNIDTASHAVIEVGTFNNAGIIDLTTNSSARANTAVHSNYIGNTLTINGNYVSDGGELIVNTLIGKDDSVDGKSDQLIINGDVSTGAGGATLVTIRPTQDSINALITNPDHGIKIVEVNGISSNDAFVLNSPVLAGRYEYILSQPEDDLTNYNWYLSNKAKAGWDASSYNLNPSIGAYLSNQTVATEMFKMSLFDRLIATKGASDDAEQQFLWFRTKMTHEGYRSASNALSNRSRTYMAQMGGDLAVLKLNSGYLHLGVMAGYGDHKNTSTSRNTRTKAEGNVKGYNVGGYATYFANRDTQTGLYIDTWTEMNWFRNKVEGKGQLGTHHYNSNVWSSSVEAGYGISIANNNQYEWLITPQQQFIYNLYDADNQRDKNGLIVTANKASGLVSRTGIRLHGRGTQKSMLEPFLEANWINSTAKNQLKFNGENERDGLPRNRYEAKIGVQGNINNRWSLSGEVGGVWGENRYKSYQTQINVNYHF, from the coding sequence ATGCAAAAGTATAGTTTTTTTATATCTGGTTTGTTTTTAGCTACATCTTCTGTTGCAATTTATGCAGCCCCACCAACTATTACAGTGAGTGATGATAACTCTACGGTTACGTATAAGGGTGGAACCGTTAATGGAGCGCTTGTCCAAGATGGTAATATTAAAAAACTAGTAGTTCAGGGAACTGAAGTTGTTAATGGCAGTACCTCTCTAAGTAAAGGTGCTGTTATCAGTCTAGGTGGGGTCAATGGTGCAGATAGGTACAATAATAATTATGGCAATCTTGAAGTAGAGGTTGATAAAAATACGTCTATTACCGCTACTGCATCTTCTAATATTGTAGGTATTTATGTAAGGACGGATACAGCCGATTCTTTAGCCAAAGTGACATCAGGCGCTACTATAAAGCTAACTAATACATCATCTTTCCCTCAAGGCGTATGGGTAGAAAACAAAGGTGGTAGTGGTCAGATTGATTTAACACAAGATAGTGATATTACACTGACGGGAAACGGTGCGATAGGGGTTGGTATTTCTGCAAAAGATAACGCTAAAATAATTAATCAAGGAAATGTTACATTAAATGGTGATTATGGGGTAGTTATTAGTGCAACAGCAGCAACTGCATATGTTGAGTCTTCAGGCAATATTACAACGAATGGATTAAGTAATACGGGTATCAGTGTTAATGCAACAGGTGCTGATGGTGTTGAAGCGCCTATCATTAGAGCATCAGGTCAAATTACCATAGGAAAAGATACAGCGGGTGCTATTGTCAACGGTGCTAGTGGATCTAAAGGTATTTCTTTATCAACTACCAATAAAAATGGTGGAACGGTCACTTATAATGATCAACAAAATAGTATCCGTATTAATTCAGGCTCAAACTCAGCCTATCCTACATCATTATCAGCTGGGATCTATAGTATTAATACTGGGGGAGGCCGTAACTATATCAATGCCATTATGAAGAGTATTGATGTGTTTGGTGATAACAGTGCTGCCATTATTGCTGATGCCAAAGGTGGTGATACAGGTAATATTCAAGTAAAAGCAACAGGTGATATTAATATCGCTGGTGGTAATACAGTTGGCATTAAAACAACTAATAGTAATACAAAAGGAGATGCTATCATTGATTATGCCGGTAATATGACTATCACTGGCTCGAGCACTCCTAGCTTGTCATCAAATATAGGCATAGACTCCACCACAACAGCCGCTACCTCTATGATTAATGTAAAGGGAAATATCAATATTTATTCAAATAGTGCAATAGGTGTTTCTTCGGCTGTGACTGATAGCGGTGCGGCCACTATTAATTTTGGAAATGTGAATAATGTTCAACGTTCTTCATTAAATATAGAGTCGTTAGGTAGTTCAGATAGTAACAAGTTAATTGGCTTACTGACCCAATCTAATGGGCAAGCAAATACTTCATTTATTCAAGTAAACTATGCTGATACATTGAAAGTATCTGGCGAGGGTGAAACCACTACTATTTCAGCTAATGGAGCAAAGAGTAGTTCTGTTATAGTGAGTGTCTCTCAAACTAATGCTATCTCAGCTACTTCTACAAAAGGTGATGCCACCGCTATTTCTGCACAAGCAACAGGTTATGGTAATGGTGCGGCTACTGTGATGGTTATGAATAGCTCTGAGGTTAAAGCTAGCTCAACACAAGGTAAGGCGACGGCCATTAATCTTGTATCTGCTGATAGTGGCGGAACATCAGCAACAATTATGAATACAAAATTAGTAAGGGCTGATTCAACAGATGGCATAGCTATTAAGGCAGTGAGTGCTTCAGGTGATAATACTGTTTCACTAATGGGCGATACTACTATACAGGGGGGGAGAGGTAGTAATGGTGCAGGTATTAATTTGACCAGTTCAACAGGTAATATAGCTGTTAATAACCTTGGAGGCACCATTACTTCTGATAATGACCTTGCGGTGATTACTAATGGTGATGCTACCAGAAACTCTACTGATATTTTAAATACAGGCAAAATTATAGGTTATGTTACGTTAAACGGTGGTAACGTGACGGTTAATAATGAGCAAGGTGGCTTATTTTCTTTACAAGATTTTGGTGCAGATGGTAACAGTAAAGGAATATCAACCTCAACGATAGGTACTGATGGTAAAGGTGTATTTAATAATAGAGGTACTGTTGCATTTGGTGATAAAAACTTTATAGGTAGCAATATCGATACAGCAAGCCATGCAGTTATTGAGGTAGGTACTTTTAATAATGCAGGTATTATAGACTTAACTACTAATAGTTCAGCTAGAGCTAATACAGCTGTACATAGTAATTATATTGGTAACACACTGACTATTAATGGTAATTATGTTTCTGATGGTGGTGAGCTGATTGTTAATACATTAATAGGTAAGGATGATAGTGTTGATGGTAAAAGTGATCAATTGATTATTAATGGTGATGTTTCGACGGGTGCAGGTGGTGCAACGTTGGTGACTATACGTCCGACACAAGATAGCATTAATGCGCTTATTACTAACCCTGATCATGGTATTAAGATTGTTGAAGTGAATGGTATCAGTTCAAATGATGCTTTTGTATTGAATAGTCCTGTATTAGCAGGAAGATATGAGTATATTTTAAGTCAACCTGAAGATGATCTTACTAATTATAATTGGTATTTAAGTAATAAGGCTAAAGCAGGTTGGGATGCAAGCTCTTATAACCTAAACCCATCGATAGGCGCTTATCTAAGCAATCAAACGGTGGCTACAGAAATGTTTAAGATGTCACTTTTTGACAGATTGATTGCAACTAAGGGTGCGAGTGATGATGCTGAACAACAATTCTTATGGTTTCGTACTAAGATGACTCATGAGGGGTATCGTAGTGCCAGCAATGCCTTAAGTAATCGCTCTCGTACTTATATGGCGCAGATGGGGGGTGACCTCGCTGTGTTAAAGTTAAATTCAGGTTATTTACATTTAGGTGTGATGGCGGGTTACGGCGATCATAAAAATACCAGTACCTCTAGAAATACCCGTACTAAAGCGGAAGGTAATGTAAAAGGTTATAACGTGGGCGGTTATGCTACCTATTTTGCCAATAGAGATACCCAAACAGGCTTATATATTGATACGTGGACTGAAATGAACTGGTTCCGTAATAAGGTTGAGGGCAAGGGACAGCTTGGAACTCATCATTATAATAGTAATGTTTGGAGTAGCTCTGTTGAAGCAGGGTATGGTATTTCTATTGCCAATAATAACCAATATGAATGGTTAATTACGCCACAACAACAGTTTATTTATAATTTATATGATGCAGATAATCAACGTGATAAAAATGGTTTAATTGTTACTGCTAATAAAGCCAGTGGTTTAGTTAGTCGTACTGGTATACGCTTACATGGTCGCGGTACCCAAAAATCTATGTTGGAACCCTTTTTAGAAGCGAATTGGATCAACTCAACGGCTAAGAATCAATTAAAGTTTAATGGTGAGAATGAGCGTGATGGGCTACCTCGTAACCGTTATGAGGCTAAGATAGGTGTACAGGGAAATATCAATAATAGATGGAGTCTGTCTGGGGAAGTAGGTGGTGTATGGGGAGAAAATAGGTATAAGTCTTATCAAACTCAGATTAATGTAAATTATCACTTCTAA
- a CDS encoding class I SAM-dependent methyltransferase, whose protein sequence is MTQIDCQLNPMAIYAEGVDSSDYIDSVAPLIIQTLVNIGDLLDVGAGGGQLGSSLQAQNNHWVAIEPDPYMCDRLHSYPNCTRVIPTGWKEVHNLSSQSFDTVLAANMIAPQADAINFLERCRSWTRNAIVWIVPSQRGPKGLCLSGCLPNEWVQEGNETGYERVMSQLSESDYPNHTLTVDWTFTYITRDIDIVATHMANQLGWDINDTRRLAMGEHLYSNSIQDGLDFYLKVPKQSTILIWENQ, encoded by the coding sequence ATGACGCAGATTGACTGTCAACTAAACCCCATGGCTATTTATGCAGAAGGTGTTGACTCTTCAGATTATATAGATTCTGTCGCTCCTCTGATTATTCAGACATTGGTTAATATTGGGGACTTGCTTGATGTAGGAGCAGGGGGTGGTCAATTGGGTTCATCATTACAGGCTCAAAATAATCATTGGGTTGCTATAGAGCCAGACCCGTATATGTGTGATCGTTTACATTCCTATCCAAATTGTACACGTGTTATTCCCACTGGTTGGAAAGAAGTACATAATCTATCTAGCCAGTCTTTTGATACCGTGTTGGCTGCAAATATGATTGCACCGCAAGCAGATGCTATTAATTTTCTAGAACGTTGTCGTTCTTGGACAAGGAATGCTATTGTGTGGATAGTACCTTCACAACGTGGTCCAAAGGGGCTTTGCTTATCAGGCTGTTTACCAAATGAATGGGTACAAGAAGGTAATGAGACAGGCTATGAAAGAGTAATGTCACAATTATCAGAGTCAGACTATCCGAATCATACACTAACAGTAGATTGGACATTTACTTACATAACTAGAGATATTGATATAGTTGCAACGCATATGGCTAACCAACTTGGTTGGGATATAAATGATACCCGTAGGTTAGCTATGGGTGAACATCTATATTCAAACTCAATACAAGATGGACTAGACTTTTATCTAAAAGTACCAAAACAATCTACCATCCTTATTTGGGAAAATCAGTAA
- a CDS encoding SWIM zinc finger family protein has translation MITDTHINYPTPSRISYSDNQTDIALSHQAELPEIDRIPSFFKGYLIDPATTAKCLMLLSKVVRTSFLPIAPSLRDPIVSAGSDQLRFEAFSSCNGVYARLDLLESAVEGHFVAEGTTNVDFNDPILNALSRIQKNEKVALGIGRDEVTLETGQEQVTEKKVKLPVRWIKGLTTVQLSLAEMKPVFVLNKLQSMQLLQALPKGQVKGEFYIINRANKFVFTPIASAQGIRIGGIQRLQLLATLLPFCDELRIFQSNDDAQSACFVADLGCMRFTLAYSPDLYRGFSGEGKVLDSLINDPLLESADILDWLEQAHTLLSPNQAFIPSLLEPIKLPLDNPDGLTQSLSSMGLLGYDLYQEQHYFRRLPFKMENILAFNPRLKNAKQLVDDNHVTFISKEPDKVIAEVRHNELSYRVTIDQSAERCTCLWYSKYQGKRGVCKHVLAVKMLSNR, from the coding sequence ATGATTACTGATACTCATATAAATTACCCTACACCGTCACGCATTAGTTATAGTGATAACCAAACAGATATTGCCTTGTCCCACCAAGCCGAGCTGCCAGAGATAGACAGAATACCGAGCTTTTTTAAAGGTTATTTAATTGATCCAGCCACTACAGCAAAATGCTTAATGTTACTTTCTAAAGTAGTTAGGACTAGCTTTTTACCTATAGCACCGAGTTTGAGAGATCCCATTGTATCTGCGGGTAGCGATCAATTAAGATTTGAAGCTTTTTCTTCCTGTAATGGTGTTTATGCGCGCTTAGATTTATTGGAGTCAGCCGTGGAAGGGCATTTTGTTGCAGAGGGTACCACCAATGTTGATTTTAATGATCCCATTTTAAATGCGTTAAGCCGTATTCAAAAAAATGAAAAAGTCGCTTTAGGTATCGGTCGTGATGAAGTAACTTTAGAAACAGGACAAGAGCAGGTGACTGAGAAAAAAGTAAAACTGCCTGTCCGCTGGATTAAAGGGTTGACGACCGTACAGCTCAGTTTGGCTGAAATGAAACCAGTTTTTGTGCTAAATAAACTACAGAGTATGCAGTTGTTACAAGCTTTGCCCAAGGGACAAGTGAAGGGGGAGTTTTATATTATTAACCGTGCCAATAAATTTGTCTTTACTCCCATTGCCTCTGCACAGGGAATACGTATTGGAGGCATACAACGTTTACAACTATTGGCAACATTACTACCTTTTTGTGATGAGTTAAGGATTTTTCAAAGTAATGATGACGCTCAAAGTGCTTGTTTTGTTGCTGACTTAGGGTGTATGCGCTTTACTTTGGCTTACTCGCCTGATTTATACCGTGGCTTTTCTGGTGAGGGAAAGGTATTAGATAGTCTAATAAATGATCCTTTGTTAGAAAGCGCTGATATTTTAGATTGGCTTGAGCAAGCTCATACCTTATTAAGTCCAAATCAAGCGTTTATCCCCAGTTTATTAGAACCTATCAAATTACCACTAGATAATCCTGATGGCTTAACTCAATCGTTATCAAGCATGGGATTATTAGGTTACGACTTGTATCAAGAACAGCATTATTTCCGTCGATTACCTTTTAAAATGGAAAATATTTTAGCCTTTAATCCTCGTTTAAAAAACGCTAAGCAATTAGTTGACGATAATCACGTTACCTTTATTAGCAAAGAGCCAGATAAAGTGATAGCAGAAGTTAGGCATAATGAATTAAGTTATCGAGTAACAATTGATCAATCAGCAGAACGCTGTACCTGCCTATGGTATTCCAAATATCAGGGGAAAAGAGGGGTGTGCAAACACGTTTTAGCTGTAAAAATGCTTTCTAATAGATAG
- a CDS encoding WGR domain-containing protein: MIKQLKYMEGSSSKFWNIETKADSFTVTYGKIGTQGVSKTKQFASEALCLKEAEKLIAEKIKKGYSESGEVTLVETTNQTIENKKQVVDKKEVIRLYDQILETDNLLGLLDFLQTYSKGHVTELKKHLKKARKYWLDVIQLEPVSAQPRKLFDTSLESRWGTRGNEVTEKILYLTALALLDASEAKSWELMMDYLANHNDPDTLSVLQWRKPQWLNDYLLDIRKRNPWATAPLNYRKLRSLEDKGLIQYQPELFALTVAEYYGWSTNIKRHMKYIDWLLSDQYALSRDIPLLFIYETKMQASVFCSKDSDDDREYTIAFIYKYDEKYFSFWQYVFNYMLNKQLIERIVFFEQTLLIQNKNWDGTLKTFIRQQIKLHEITVEETLTLQEILFSLLRSDQSAVINFTVDLLKPVLWEKGFKLSAFLDELPAVMMRDDCKGSIKTLIIELDKLAKKDQSQHHILCLLVADVFVIPQLALQERAAKFIIKYGDVKNTALVEKIQLYREQLLGTLKMQLADYLVSLASAIPDDISSRDVCHYQYQIPYVQCLQPDNTIALPTSWDEILYLFGHFIQSTDPIDSELLIYTLLCCRHLFPEDADKQLKPYIKQLGNIQGMLYFRHIFGMCFASLLEDPTKDFTNIYCMGSAHIILNQMEYVRRGINKEYCLPLLSLPTHQPYWIDPKVLVERLIAYEKQQPIDKIDLSIAISRMVRENTQEALILAEQLSAELALLIRFCLADSSAIKQRKSVDLLTEIVNRKEIQLMEGVWATAARTFYPEHIFDVFNNGALSAIPFVQEPWQPNFNLIKEASGYFQGEITDEVIRLVFKLPAYQKAVDSFLYAIGYDGEFHQDRTYTDLGSPGDVRYYCSLMPQYQESIALFIMRYNGEKADYNGYTLREFLEASFNLTVIYRSNGLWVLACGLLKKQKEVRLLAIELVIQSIQEQRLPLEELTKRLVMLIRGGYAPLGRLVEALTALKDISALHNSALLQWLEIIFKRMAKKAELPNNFKKLLELYFDLLVRLQTSPSDELLPILKQWQEHKSLSSLLKKISQLNGTV; the protein is encoded by the coding sequence ATGATTAAACAATTAAAATACATGGAAGGTAGTTCCAGCAAGTTTTGGAACATTGAGACGAAAGCAGATAGTTTTACTGTAACCTATGGAAAAATAGGAACTCAAGGTGTTTCTAAAACAAAGCAGTTTGCTAGTGAGGCACTGTGTTTAAAAGAAGCAGAAAAGTTGATTGCTGAAAAAATTAAAAAAGGCTATTCAGAATCTGGGGAAGTAACTTTAGTAGAAACTACAAATCAGACTATAGAGAATAAAAAACAGGTAGTTGATAAAAAGGAAGTTATTAGGTTATATGATCAAATTTTAGAAACCGATAATCTGCTAGGTTTATTAGATTTTTTACAAACCTATAGTAAAGGCCATGTAACTGAGCTTAAAAAGCATCTAAAAAAAGCCAGAAAGTATTGGTTGGACGTTATTCAGTTAGAGCCTGTTTCAGCACAACCTAGAAAATTATTTGATACATCGCTTGAAAGTAGGTGGGGAACAAGAGGTAATGAAGTTACTGAAAAAATTCTTTATTTAACGGCCTTAGCGTTGTTAGATGCTTCGGAAGCCAAATCATGGGAACTCATGATGGATTATCTAGCTAACCATAATGATCCAGATACATTATCTGTTTTACAATGGCGTAAACCTCAGTGGTTGAATGATTATTTGTTAGATATACGTAAGAGAAATCCATGGGCGACAGCCCCGCTTAATTATCGTAAATTGCGATCATTAGAGGATAAGGGGTTAATACAGTATCAACCAGAACTATTTGCACTCACTGTGGCCGAGTATTATGGTTGGAGTACGAATATAAAGAGACATATGAAGTATATTGATTGGTTGTTATCAGATCAATATGCGTTAAGCCGTGATATTCCGTTATTGTTTATTTATGAAACTAAGATGCAGGCTAGCGTTTTCTGTTCAAAAGACAGTGATGATGATAGGGAGTACACTATTGCTTTTATTTATAAATATGATGAGAAGTATTTTAGTTTTTGGCAGTATGTATTTAATTATATGCTGAATAAACAACTGATTGAGCGAATAGTTTTTTTTGAACAAACCTTATTAATCCAAAATAAAAATTGGGATGGGACATTAAAAACCTTTATACGACAACAAATTAAACTACATGAAATAACAGTAGAAGAAACATTAACACTACAAGAGATTTTATTTAGTTTATTAAGGTCTGACCAAAGTGCGGTAATTAATTTTACAGTTGATTTATTAAAACCAGTGTTATGGGAAAAAGGCTTTAAGTTAAGCGCGTTTTTAGATGAACTACCAGCGGTAATGATGCGTGATGACTGTAAGGGAAGCATCAAAACTTTAATAATAGAACTCGATAAGTTAGCTAAAAAAGATCAAAGTCAACATCATATTTTATGCTTGTTGGTGGCTGATGTTTTTGTTATCCCACAGCTTGCTCTGCAAGAAAGAGCCGCTAAATTTATTATAAAATATGGCGATGTAAAAAACACTGCACTTGTTGAAAAAATTCAACTGTATCGGGAGCAGTTATTAGGTACATTAAAAATGCAATTGGCTGATTATTTAGTTTCTTTAGCATCGGCAATACCTGATGATATTTCGTCGCGTGATGTGTGCCACTATCAATATCAAATACCTTATGTGCAGTGTTTACAGCCAGATAATACAATTGCTTTGCCCACTAGTTGGGATGAGATACTTTATTTATTTGGCCATTTTATTCAGTCAACCGACCCTATTGATTCAGAGTTATTAATATATACTTTACTGTGTTGTCGTCACCTTTTTCCAGAGGATGCTGATAAACAACTTAAACCTTATATCAAGCAGCTTGGTAATATCCAAGGTATGCTTTATTTTCGTCACATTTTTGGGATGTGTTTTGCTTCACTCTTGGAGGACCCTACTAAAGATTTTACTAATATTTATTGTATGGGATCAGCTCATATTATACTTAATCAAATGGAATATGTACGTCGTGGTATTAACAAAGAATACTGCTTACCACTGTTATCTTTACCAACACATCAACCCTACTGGATTGATCCGAAAGTATTAGTGGAGCGGTTAATTGCCTATGAAAAACAACAACCCATTGATAAGATAGATTTAAGTATTGCTATTAGTAGAATGGTTCGAGAAAACACTCAAGAAGCATTAATCTTAGCAGAGCAACTTAGTGCAGAACTTGCTTTATTAATACGTTTTTGCCTAGCTGATAGTTCAGCTATTAAGCAGAGAAAGTCCGTAGATTTATTGACTGAAATAGTTAATAGAAAAGAAATACAGCTAATGGAAGGCGTTTGGGCTACCGCTGCTAGAACTTTTTATCCTGAGCACATTTTTGATGTATTTAATAATGGTGCATTATCAGCTATACCTTTTGTTCAAGAACCTTGGCAACCAAACTTTAACTTAATTAAAGAAGCTAGTGGCTATTTTCAGGGAGAGATAACAGATGAAGTTATTAGATTAGTTTTTAAACTGCCTGCTTATCAAAAAGCTGTGGATAGTTTTTTGTATGCGATAGGCTATGATGGTGAATTTCATCAAGATAGAACCTATACTGATTTAGGTAGTCCTGGTGATGTACGTTACTATTGTAGCCTAATGCCTCAATATCAAGAATCTATTGCATTATTTATTATGAGATATAATGGTGAAAAAGCTGACTATAATGGCTATACCTTAAGAGAGTTTTTAGAAGCATCTTTTAATTTAACAGTTATTTATCGTAGTAATGGATTATGGGTATTGGCTTGTGGATTATTAAAGAAGCAAAAAGAAGTTCGCTTATTGGCTATTGAGTTAGTTATTCAATCTATTCAAGAGCAACGCCTTCCATTAGAGGAGCTAACGAAACGGTTAGTGATGCTTATTCGAGGTGGCTATGCCCCATTAGGACGTTTAGTAGAAGCATTAACTGCACTTAAAGATATTTCTGCTTTGCATAATAGTGCGTTGTTGCAATGGCTTGAAATCATATTTAAGAGAATGGCAAAGAAAGCAGAGCTTCCGAATAATTTTAAAAAACTATTAGAACTATATTTTGATCTACTAGTACGCTTACAGACTTCACCCAGTGATGAATTATTGCCTATTTTAAAACAATGGCAAGAGCATAAGTCACTCAGTAGCTTACTCAAAAAAATTAGCCAGTTAAATGGGACGGTATAA